Proteins encoded within one genomic window of Salvelinus fontinalis isolate EN_2023a unplaced genomic scaffold, ASM2944872v1 scaffold_2019, whole genome shotgun sequence:
- the LOC129850416 gene encoding transmembrane 6 superfamily member 1-like isoform X1, whose protein sequence is MRVDSVNRAMNTSAGTGVFILSLTSIPISFFFNSLIYTNSIEAVFFAGSTTVLILAISACFLFKKKAPRDPLFYVFAVYAFLSVVNLIIGLEQDSIIDGFITFYLKNANPYINTAHGHMISYWDGCVHYLMYLLMVAAITWGASYRAIGLYWVGSILMRVIVYIPGNVVGKYGTQLSPLFLVQILYVVVSVWACFRVFSQSATRQARTMSINEAQRTTLVERPLDFLFVIYLVPATFFCVFRGLVALDCPTEWCQEYTQLYEPYLKDPSSYPKIQMIVNMLYSGPYYIIALYGLLVPGCEWMPDLTLVHSGAIAQVSGELRNITGMKLLCLF, encoded by the exons ATGCGCGTCGACAGTGTAAATAGAGCAATGAACACGTCTGCTGGGACGGGAGTTTTTATCTTGTCCTTGACATCAATACCCATTTCCTTTTTCTTCAACTCTCTGATCTACACTAACAG CATTGAGGCAGTCTTTTTCGCTGGATCTACAACTGTTCTTATCTTGGCTATTTCTGCATGCTTTCTATTCAAGAAGAAGGCACCCAGAGACCCTCTATTCTATG TGTTTGCAGTGTATGCATTCCTGAGTGTGGTAAACCTGATCATTGGTCTGGAGCAGGACAGTATCATCGATGGTTTCATCACCTTCTATCTCAAAAATGCAA ACCCCTACATTAACACGGCACATGGACACATGATCTCCTATTGGGATGGATGTGTCCACTATCTCATGTACCTGCTCATGGTTGCAGCTATAACCTGGGG GGCAAGCTACAGAGCCATCGGCCTGTACTGGGTGGGGTCCATTCTCATGCGCGTCATCGTCTACATTCCTGGAAATGTTGTGG GGAAGTATGGTACCCAGCTGAGCCCTCTGTTCCTGGTCCAAATACTCTACGTCGTGGTGTCGGTGTGGGCCTGCTTCCGCGTCTTCAGCCAGTCCGCCACCAGACAGGCTCGGACAATG AGTATCAATGAGGCCCAGAGGACTACGCTGGTGGAGAGGCCCCTAGACTTTCTGTTTGTCATCTACCTCGTCCCTGCTACATTTTTCTGTGTCTTCAGAGGCCTG GTGGCCCTGGACTGCCCGACAGAGTGGTGTCAGGAGTACACACAGCTATATGAGCCTTACCTGAAGGACCCCTCATCTTATCCTAAAATACAG ATGATAGTGAACATGCTTTACTCTGGTCCGTACTACATCATTGCGCTCTACGGGCTGCTCGTGCCTGGGTGTGAGTGGATGCCTGACCTCACTCTGGTCCACTCTGGGGCAATAGCACAGGTGAGTGGGGAGCTTAGAAATATAACTGGAATGAAATTACTATGTTTATTCTAG
- the LOC129850416 gene encoding transmembrane 6 superfamily member 1-like isoform X2, producing the protein MRVDSVNRAMNTSAGTGVFILSLTSIPISFFFNSLIYTNSIEAVFFAGSTTVLILAISACFLFKKKAPRDPLFYVFAVYAFLSVVNLIIGLEQDSIIDGFITFYLKNANPYINTAHGHMISYWDGCVHYLMYLLMVAAITWGASYRAIGLYWVGSILMRVIVYIPGNVVGKYGTQLSPLFLVQILYVVVSVWACFRVFSQSATRQARTMSINEAQRTTLVERPLDFLFVIYLVPATFFCVFRGLCLA; encoded by the exons ATGCGCGTCGACAGTGTAAATAGAGCAATGAACACGTCTGCTGGGACGGGAGTTTTTATCTTGTCCTTGACATCAATACCCATTTCCTTTTTCTTCAACTCTCTGATCTACACTAACAG CATTGAGGCAGTCTTTTTCGCTGGATCTACAACTGTTCTTATCTTGGCTATTTCTGCATGCTTTCTATTCAAGAAGAAGGCACCCAGAGACCCTCTATTCTATG TGTTTGCAGTGTATGCATTCCTGAGTGTGGTAAACCTGATCATTGGTCTGGAGCAGGACAGTATCATCGATGGTTTCATCACCTTCTATCTCAAAAATGCAA ACCCCTACATTAACACGGCACATGGACACATGATCTCCTATTGGGATGGATGTGTCCACTATCTCATGTACCTGCTCATGGTTGCAGCTATAACCTGGGG GGCAAGCTACAGAGCCATCGGCCTGTACTGGGTGGGGTCCATTCTCATGCGCGTCATCGTCTACATTCCTGGAAATGTTGTGG GGAAGTATGGTACCCAGCTGAGCCCTCTGTTCCTGGTCCAAATACTCTACGTCGTGGTGTCGGTGTGGGCCTGCTTCCGCGTCTTCAGCCAGTCCGCCACCAGACAGGCTCGGACAATG AGTATCAATGAGGCCCAGAGGACTACGCTGGTGGAGAGGCCCCTAGACTTTCTGTTTGTCATCTACCTCGTCCCTGCTACATTTTTCTGTGTCTTCAGAGGCCTG TGTCTGGCCTAG
- the LOC129850416 gene encoding transmembrane 6 superfamily member 1-like isoform X3 — translation MISYWDGCVHYLMYLLMVAAITWGASYRAIGLYWVGSILMRVIVYIPGNVVGKYGTQLSPLFLVQILYVVVSVWACFRVFSQSATRQARTMSINEAQRTTLVERPLDFLFVIYLVPATFFCVFRGLVALDCPTEWCQEYTQLYEPYLKDPSSYPKIQMIVNMLYSGPYYIIALYGLLVPGCEWMPDLTLVHSGAIAQVSGELRNITGMKLLCLF, via the exons ATGATCTCCTATTGGGATGGATGTGTCCACTATCTCATGTACCTGCTCATGGTTGCAGCTATAACCTGGGG GGCAAGCTACAGAGCCATCGGCCTGTACTGGGTGGGGTCCATTCTCATGCGCGTCATCGTCTACATTCCTGGAAATGTTGTGG GGAAGTATGGTACCCAGCTGAGCCCTCTGTTCCTGGTCCAAATACTCTACGTCGTGGTGTCGGTGTGGGCCTGCTTCCGCGTCTTCAGCCAGTCCGCCACCAGACAGGCTCGGACAATG AGTATCAATGAGGCCCAGAGGACTACGCTGGTGGAGAGGCCCCTAGACTTTCTGTTTGTCATCTACCTCGTCCCTGCTACATTTTTCTGTGTCTTCAGAGGCCTG GTGGCCCTGGACTGCCCGACAGAGTGGTGTCAGGAGTACACACAGCTATATGAGCCTTACCTGAAGGACCCCTCATCTTATCCTAAAATACAG ATGATAGTGAACATGCTTTACTCTGGTCCGTACTACATCATTGCGCTCTACGGGCTGCTCGTGCCTGGGTGTGAGTGGATGCCTGACCTCACTCTGGTCCACTCTGGGGCAATAGCACAGGTGAGTGGGGAGCTTAGAAATATAACTGGAATGAAATTACTATGTTTATTCTAG